CTAATGGTGATTATGGAACCATAAGGCGAGATATCCTTAAGCCCAAGTTCAACCCTGAGTCCCTCTGGCAATAACCCCTCCAGTATTGGGTATGCCGAACTAACGTTCTTACCAACCCTCTGGCTAATCTTCACGACAAGGCTGTTTAACTCATCGTTACTTAGGGTAATATTAGTCCTTAAGTGCTCATATCTACTATGCCATACATAAACGGGCTTATTGGGTCCATTAATATTAACGTCCTCAGTATAATCATCCCTAATTAATGGGTCAATTTTACCATAACCTGCGGTATCCCGCACCAAGTAATACATAACGTTTCTTATTTCATCATCACCTAACTTAATCCTCAACTTACTCATTGTCTCATTAATCAATGCCCTTAAGTAGACCTCGACGTTATTACCCTCCGGCAATTTATCGCTCATTCTGAGTAATTCCCTGGATTTCATAAGTACTTTACTTGCATTATCACTAAGTGTTGGTTCAATCACGTTATACAAATAAAGCCCAGTGGTTCTATCTCTAACGATAACTACATTAACCAATCCCTTAATAATCTCATACTCATCAATTAACTCAATGTCTTTCTCGGTCACGGGAATAATTTCAATTCTGGGTTATAAATCTTTAATTTTAAAATTTAGACTTATAATTTTGAAACTGAACTTATTAACTTGAGGCGTTAACATGCAAAGAGGAACAACTCTCTATCTAATGACGATGATAGCTGTAGTAATTACAATTATAGTACCATATGTACTATTGCCAAGAGGTTTTGTTCAAGTAAGTATTGATAGATTAGTACTGGACGTACCAATACCCTACAGTATATTGGGATCTACATTGACTGCTATAGCCATAGCCATCGAACTACTACCACTATCTATCACCGAATATAGACTGTGGAGAGAGAATAATGAAATACTCATGGAGATACCCACAGTGATCAGGATACTCAGAGATGGCTTAGGTTCAGGTCAGTCCTTAAGTAACATTGCAGAAATGCTCACTAAGGTTGGCAGAGGCAGATTAAGCGGGATACTTGCTGAGTCAATTATGAAGGAAAGCATGGGCATAATAACAATTAAGGAGGACCTGACCAGGATATCTAGGGAGCTTGGCAATAATTACTTAGCAATACTCGCAGTAATGCTTGATACGGCAATAAAGTCAGGGGCTAGACTCCAGGAAACCCTAGACATGGCTTACAAGTCCTTTGAGGACACAGTAAGTTATTACCTAGATAAGGCTAGCCAGGTTAAGCCGTACCTAGCCTTGATATACGTGGTAATGGCAATATACATAGTACTCGCGGGTATAGTAATTTACCTAATGGTACCAAGCATAAGTAAGATAACGGTTAGTGTATCGGCTGGTGGCATC
This is a stretch of genomic DNA from Vulcanisaeta moutnovskia 768-28. It encodes these proteins:
- a CDS encoding type II secretion protein F, whose amino-acid sequence is MQRGTTLYLMTMIAVVITIIVPYVLLPRGFVQVSIDRLVLDVPIPYSILGSTLTAIAIAIELLPLSITEYRLWRENNEILMEIPTVIRILRDGLGSGQSLSNIAEMLTKVGRGRLSGILAESIMKESMGIITIKEDLTRISRELGNNYLAILAVMLDTAIKSGARLQETLDMAYKSFEDTVSYYLDKASQVKPYLALIYVVMAIYIVLAGIVIYLMVPSISKITVSVSAGGIATPTISMINVQLFSSIIVISGVVQSIIAGLIIGRIVYGRPIVGLLHASILIITITLVNYVMYVMIYLHTV